Proteins from a single region of Primulina tabacum isolate GXHZ01 chromosome 5, ASM2559414v2, whole genome shotgun sequence:
- the LOC142544308 gene encoding uncharacterized protein LOC142544308, which produces MEENETIVEYDRRLREIAYEAFSLGDPMSNERLVSKVLRSLPECFNIKICAIDESKDTFTLNLEDLISSLRTFEMNLDLQKRNTGKAVALQTTDDSMNSLIQEEKDSDLGEESISLITKKFGDYLKRMRDKKKIVSTSRPQFVSFERNKITASTQGNFISRNDSSARTETNKLDSVQCRECSGFGHYANECANRLRKNKNMATTLSDEEPDDDFETKEGDDCTPLSAIQEQTYKLQVNPFGVATGATTLGRNTVSESLCLNANSLEISEADKIQESDQEELTMEIVQRMYEELYDDWLKRNNVNSLLSKENIELKSNLSRLEVLVSRKDLELCKVKDDIEKASKTLAKFNSSSSKLDTVLTIGKDNRSGLGYVASMYEHGESSNSSSRTTVFVKGVGVDAVTKTENPPMKTVQSSKLVSEQTLKTSCSASSPSKSHSSAKMSQDKKHVSISNPKQRKHHFICHYCRKSGHIKLFCYKLRTDYLRWHSNQVLYKVLSNTMSNTTVKSSSTKKIWVPKTVIQCNVIYTSLKTNIAGAWYFDSGCSHHMTGSKKHLIDYSELKSGRVIYRGGAKGRIVGKGTLNVDGLPMLHNVLHVEGLNSNLISISQLCDDNLHVRFNKNNCEVFNDANVCVMSGTRSADNCYFVGDSDNCRSAKVSNLDLWHQNWFM; this is translated from the coding sequence ATGGAGGAAAACGAGACTATTGTGGAATATGATCGGAGATTGCGTGAGATTGCATATGAGGCCTTTAGTCTCGGTGATCCTATGTCAAACGAAAGACTGGTTAGCAAGGTCCTAAGATCCCTTCCTGAGtgttttaatatcaaaatctgTGCTATTGACGAATCCAAGGACACCTTTACACTTAATCTGGAAGACCTAATTAGCTCTCTCAGAACATTTGAGATGAATCTAGACCTACAGAAAAGAAATACAGGGAAGGCTGTTGCCTTACAAACTACTGATGATTCTATGAATAGCCTAATTCAAGAGGAAAAGGACTCTGATCTTGGCGAGGAATCAATCTCCTTAATCACAAAAAAATTTGGCGACTACCTAAAAAGAATGAGAGATAAGAAGAAGATTGTATCAACATCAAGACCACAGTTTGTTTCTtttgaaagaaataaaataactgCATCAACTCAAGGGAATTTCATATCGAGAAATGATTCATCAGCTCGAACAGAAACAAATAAACTTGATTCAGTCCAATGTAGAGAATGCTCTGGATTTGGTCATTATGCAAATGAGTGCGCAAATCGGCTTcgcaaaaacaaaaatatggcAACTACACTGAGTGATGAAGAACCTGATGATGATTTTGAAACCAAGGAAGGAGATGATTGCACCCCTTTATCTGCCATCCAGGAACAAACATACAAACTACAGGTCAATCCCTTTGGTGTTGCCACTGGTGCTACCACACTAGGGCGCAACACTGTGTCAGAATCACTGTGTCTCAATGCTAACTCTCTGGAAATTTCAGAAGCTGACAAAATCCAGGAATCTGACCAAGAAGAGCTTACTATGGAAATTGTCCAAAGGATGTATGAAGAACTTTATGATGACTGGCTCAAAAGAAATAATGTAAACTCATTACTGTCAAAAGAAAACATTGAGTTGAAGAGCAACTTGTCTCGTCTAGAAGTTTTGGTGAGTAGGAAGGATCTTGAACTATGTAAAGTCAAAGATGATATTGAGAAAGCATCAAAAACTCTTGCCAAATTCAATTCAAGCTCATCAAAACTTGACACAGTACTGACTATAGGAAAGGACAACAGATCTGGCCTTGGTTATGTTGCAAGCATGTATGAACATGGTGAGTCATCTAACTCCAGTTCAAGGACCACAGTATTTGTGAAGGGTGTAGGAGTCGACGCTGTCACTAAAACAGAAAATCCACCCATGAAAACTGTACAAAGCTCAAAGCTGGTCTCTGAACAGACGCTGAAAACATCCTGTTCAGCTTCCTCACCGTCAAAAAGTCACTCCTCAGCAAAGATGTCTCAAGACAAGAAGCATGTATCAATCTCAAATCCCAAGCAGCGAAAGCATCATTTCATCTGTCACTACTGTCGGAAGTCTGGGCACATCAAACTTTTCTGCTACAAACTCAGAACTGACTATCTCAGGTGGCATTCAAATCAGGTGTTGTATAAGGTGTTGTCCAACACCATGTCCAACACCACAGTCAAAAGTTCTTCCACTAAGAAAATTTGGGTACCAAAAACTGTTATACAATGCAATGTCATTTATACATCGctaaaaactaacattgcaggagcatggtactttgacagtgggTGTTCCCATCACATGACAGGTTCTAAAAAACACCTCATTGATTATTCTGAACTAAAAAGTGGACGTGTAATTTATAGAGGTGGTGCCAAAGGGAGAATTGTAGGCAAAGGAACCCTGAATGTTGATGGGCTTCCTATGCTTCATAATGTTCTACATGTTGAAGGACTTAACTCGAAtttaataagcataagtcaactttgtgatgatAACTTACATGTTAGGTTCAACAAGaataattgtgaagtttttAATGATGCAAATGTTTGTGTCATGTCAGGAACACGGTCTGCTGATAATTGCTATTTTGTGGGAGATAGTGATAATTGTCGAAGTGCCAAGGTAAGCAATCTAGATTTATGGCATCAAAACTGGTTCATGTGA